From a region of the Chitinophaga caseinilytica genome:
- a CDS encoding ABC transporter ATP-binding protein — protein MNAYSKSHLLLSAENIHLQYGEKVILRDINFKIHNVHREGVEQGQVVALIGRSGLGKTQLFKVLSGLVPPTQGTVRIGADQHPVQAGQVGIVPQNYILFQHRTIYQNLRIGLDHSGVALSDAEKKRIIEDYATTFELMDHLKKYPAQLSGGQRQRVSIIQQVLTGNRFILLDEPFSGLDILMIDRVIALLLKVSTLHEENTLIVVSHDIENAAAVSDTVWLMGTEDGKPGATIRKEYDLCEMGLAWNPEIRTDRRFVELIDEIRKGL, from the coding sequence ATGAACGCATATTCGAAAAGCCATTTACTGCTGAGCGCGGAGAATATTCATTTGCAGTATGGCGAAAAAGTGATCCTCCGCGACATTAACTTCAAGATCCACAACGTTCACCGCGAAGGCGTGGAACAGGGCCAGGTAGTGGCGCTCATCGGGCGGAGCGGCCTGGGCAAGACGCAGCTGTTCAAGGTACTTTCCGGGCTGGTGCCCCCCACGCAGGGGACCGTCCGCATCGGGGCAGACCAGCATCCCGTACAGGCCGGCCAGGTGGGTATCGTGCCGCAGAACTACATCCTGTTCCAGCACCGTACCATCTACCAGAACCTCCGCATCGGCCTCGACCATTCCGGCGTTGCGCTCAGCGATGCCGAGAAAAAGCGGATCATCGAAGATTACGCCACCACTTTCGAGCTGATGGACCATCTCAAAAAGTACCCCGCGCAATTGAGCGGGGGCCAGCGGCAGCGGGTGTCCATCATCCAGCAGGTACTTACCGGCAACCGGTTCATTTTGCTCGACGAGCCTTTCTCCGGCCTGGACATTCTGATGATCGACCGGGTGATAGCACTGTTATTGAAAGTTTCGACGCTGCACGAAGAAAACACCCTCATCGTGGTGAGCCACGACATCGAGAATGCCGCGGCCGTGTCTGACACGGTGTGGCTCATGGGAACGGAAGACGGCAAGCCCGGCGCCACCATCCGCAAGGAATACGACCTCTGCGAAATGGGGCTCGCCTGGAACCCGGAGATCCGTACGGACCGGAGGTTCGTGGAACTGATCGATGAGATACGTAAAGGGTTGTAG
- the gldA gene encoding gliding motility-associated ABC transporter ATP-binding subunit GldA: MSINVTALLKQYGEQKAVDGISFSLQKGEIVGFLGPNGAGKSTTMKIITGYLPPTGGSASVCGFDVARAPLEVRRRVGYLPEANPLYPDMYIREFLEFAAGMHGLGKGASARIDEMIGRTGLTPERHKKIGMLSKGYKQRVGLAQALLHDPEVLILDEPTSGLDPNQLADIRQLIRELGENKTVMLSTHIMQEVEALCSRAIIINKGHIIADGAISSLRQGASGFIQVAFAEETAPADLEALPGVQKVTPAEGNAWRLYTADPETVRKNLLQFALINNRNILSLQSNSLSLEDVFRELTN, translated from the coding sequence ATGTCAATCAACGTAACGGCGCTGCTGAAGCAGTATGGGGAGCAAAAAGCGGTGGACGGTATATCGTTCAGCCTGCAGAAGGGCGAGATCGTCGGGTTCCTCGGGCCCAACGGGGCCGGTAAATCCACCACCATGAAGATCATCACCGGTTACCTGCCGCCCACCGGCGGCTCGGCATCGGTATGCGGGTTCGACGTGGCCAGGGCGCCGCTGGAAGTCCGCCGTCGCGTGGGCTACCTCCCCGAAGCCAATCCCCTGTACCCGGACATGTACATCCGCGAGTTCCTGGAATTCGCGGCGGGCATGCACGGGCTGGGAAAGGGCGCTTCCGCGCGGATCGACGAAATGATCGGCCGCACGGGCCTCACGCCGGAGCGCCATAAGAAGATCGGCATGTTATCAAAAGGTTATAAACAGCGTGTAGGCCTGGCGCAGGCCCTGCTGCACGACCCGGAAGTCCTCATCCTGGACGAGCCCACTTCCGGCCTCGACCCCAACCAGCTGGCAGACATCCGCCAGCTCATCCGGGAACTGGGGGAGAACAAGACCGTCATGCTTTCCACCCACATCATGCAGGAAGTGGAAGCCCTGTGCAGCCGCGCCATCATCATTAATAAAGGTCATATCATCGCAGACGGGGCTATCAGCTCCCTCCGCCAGGGCGCCTCCGGATTCATCCAGGTGGCCTTCGCCGAGGAAACCGCCCCCGCAGATCTGGAAGCCCTCCCGGGCGTCCAAAAGGTAACCCCGGCCGAAGGGAACGCCTGGCGGCTATACACCGCAGACCCCGAAACCGTACGGAAAAACCTGCTGCAATTCGCTTTGATAAATAACCGGAACATCCTTTCTTTGCAGAGCAATTCGCTGTCGCTCGAAGACGTGTTCAGGGAACTGACAAACTAG
- a CDS encoding ABC transporter permease, whose translation MNKLKNIFEPLRSINPRTMVILIVAEAVVALAAWQLSGGGLIPTPDKVVSAIGRIFVMPDFIDNLFASLVLTVKGMTISILIALVISYLSIVPFFQPLARFVIKCRYLTLTGLIFLFTLLTQNGHQLKISLLIFGIVPFFVTSLLSVIDGINKQEYELCTTLRMNSWQTLWEVIIVGRLDQVFEVMRQNFAIAWLMITSVEGLSMSEGGLGVMLIKANKYVQLDVVFGLLVIIFLIGMAFDYILGLFRHWLFPYTKLQTR comes from the coding sequence TTGAACAAGCTTAAAAACATATTCGAACCACTTCGCAGCATCAACCCGCGGACCATGGTGATCCTCATCGTAGCCGAAGCGGTGGTGGCGCTGGCAGCGTGGCAACTGTCGGGCGGAGGGCTCATCCCCACGCCGGATAAGGTGGTTTCCGCTATCGGCCGGATTTTCGTCATGCCCGATTTCATCGACAACCTGTTCGCCAGCCTGGTGCTGACGGTCAAGGGTATGACGATTTCGATCCTCATCGCCCTGGTGATCAGTTATTTATCGATCGTCCCGTTTTTCCAGCCGCTGGCCAGGTTCGTCATCAAATGCCGGTACCTCACGCTCACGGGGCTCATCTTCCTGTTCACGCTCCTCACGCAGAACGGGCATCAGTTGAAGATCAGCCTGCTGATTTTCGGGATCGTACCGTTTTTCGTGACCTCGCTGCTGTCTGTCATCGATGGGATCAACAAACAGGAATACGAGTTGTGCACAACGCTGCGGATGAACAGTTGGCAAACGCTCTGGGAAGTGATCATCGTGGGGCGGCTGGACCAGGTATTTGAAGTGATGCGGCAGAACTTCGCCATCGCCTGGCTGATGATCACGTCTGTAGAAGGTTTGAGTATGAGCGAAGGGGGGCTGGGCGTGATGCTGATCAAAGCGAATAAATACGTTCAGCTGGATGTGGTGTTCGGGCTGCTGGTGATCATCTTCCTGATCGGGATGGCATTCGATTACATACTGGGGCTTTTCCGCCACTGGTTATTCCCTTACACCAAACTGCAAACACGCTGA
- a CDS encoding OmpA family protein, with product MAIKVKPGGKVLGILILLGGLYAGKVFWWDKRPQEAKAATEIGKVNLPDAPEASLSGNAAKLELPSTEVSGNGGTRIQWKIMAWNSQFALMYANGGPKTTKNSLIDKAKLEVDVIRQDDCNKSIADMVKFAQDYKSDPNTPGVFASFMGDGMPMFFAALAKELEPLGPEYQPIAFYSMGKSYGEDKLMGPAEWKLNPKAAIGKTVACVLRDGDMNILVKWAGDNGIRVNPDETSFDRNAINLIAANDFLDAANKYIAGYSETRKFVENGKKVAKDTTVGVDGVATWTPGDVNIAQKKGGLINIATTREYAAQMPNITITIKKFANDHRTDIENLIMALAQAGDQVRSFNDAKAFAADVSAKVYNEQDGAYWLKYYNGTEENDAQGTKLHLGGSMAYNLADAANMFGLGDDKLDRYKIVYGTFGDILVKMYPELVPAYPVYNKVVDKSFLASVVSNHPELLTGAAIKVEYADAITKEVSSKSVQVQFETGSAVIRPESYAVLDDILKSAVVAEGLKLGVYGHTDNVGNDEANLKLSNERAASVVAYLQAKGLAANRLESKGFGASKPETTNATAEGRAKNRRVQIVLGN from the coding sequence ATGGCAATTAAAGTAAAACCTGGTGGTAAAGTATTAGGTATCCTTATTCTCCTCGGCGGTCTGTACGCCGGTAAAGTATTCTGGTGGGACAAGCGCCCCCAGGAAGCGAAAGCCGCTACCGAAATCGGTAAAGTGAACCTCCCCGATGCACCCGAAGCATCGCTCAGCGGCAACGCGGCCAAGCTGGAGCTGCCTTCGACCGAAGTGTCCGGCAACGGCGGTACCCGCATCCAGTGGAAGATCATGGCGTGGAACTCGCAGTTTGCGCTCATGTATGCCAACGGCGGCCCCAAAACGACGAAAAATTCCCTGATCGATAAAGCGAAACTGGAAGTGGACGTCATCCGGCAAGACGATTGTAACAAATCCATCGCCGATATGGTGAAGTTTGCGCAGGATTACAAGTCCGACCCCAACACTCCCGGCGTTTTCGCGTCGTTCATGGGTGATGGTATGCCGATGTTCTTTGCCGCGCTGGCAAAGGAGCTCGAGCCCCTCGGTCCCGAATATCAGCCCATCGCCTTTTACTCCATGGGTAAAAGCTACGGTGAAGACAAACTGATGGGCCCCGCCGAATGGAAACTCAATCCCAAAGCGGCTATCGGTAAAACCGTGGCCTGCGTGCTCCGCGACGGCGACATGAACATCCTCGTGAAATGGGCGGGCGACAACGGCATCCGCGTGAACCCCGACGAAACTTCGTTCGACCGGAACGCCATCAACCTCATCGCTGCCAACGACTTCCTCGACGCGGCCAACAAATACATCGCCGGGTACAGCGAAACGCGCAAGTTCGTGGAGAACGGCAAGAAAGTAGCCAAAGACACGACGGTGGGCGTAGACGGTGTTGCCACCTGGACGCCGGGTGACGTGAACATCGCGCAGAAAAAAGGTGGCTTGATCAACATCGCCACCACCCGTGAGTATGCCGCACAGATGCCGAACATCACCATCACCATCAAGAAATTCGCGAACGACCACCGTACAGACATCGAGAACCTCATCATGGCGCTGGCGCAGGCCGGCGATCAGGTGCGCTCCTTCAACGATGCCAAGGCTTTCGCTGCCGACGTATCCGCCAAGGTGTACAACGAGCAGGACGGTGCTTACTGGCTGAAGTATTATAACGGCACCGAAGAGAACGACGCGCAGGGCACGAAGCTGCACCTCGGCGGGTCTATGGCCTATAACCTCGCAGACGCCGCCAACATGTTCGGCCTGGGAGACGATAAGCTCGACCGTTACAAGATCGTGTACGGCACATTCGGCGACATCCTCGTGAAAATGTACCCCGAGCTGGTGCCTGCGTACCCGGTGTACAACAAGGTGGTCGACAAATCGTTCCTCGCCAGCGTGGTGAGCAACCATCCCGAACTGCTGACCGGCGCGGCGATCAAAGTAGAATATGCGGACGCGATCACGAAGGAAGTGTCGTCCAAATCGGTACAAGTGCAGTTCGAGACCGGTAGCGCCGTGATCCGCCCGGAATCTTACGCCGTGCTCGACGATATCCTGAAAAGCGCCGTAGTGGCGGAGGGGCTGAAGCTGGGCGTGTATGGCCATACCGACAATGTGGGCAACGACGAAGCCAACCTGAAGCTGTCTAACGAGCGCGCCGCTTCCGTAGTGGCATACCTCCAGGCCAAGGGGCTCGCGGCCAACAGGCTGGAATCCAAAGGCTTCGGTGCGTCCAAACCGGAAACCACCAACGCTACCGCCGAAGGCCGCGCGAAGAACCGCCGCGTGCAGATCGTGCTGGGTAACTAA